The Bacteroidota bacterium genome window below encodes:
- the kdsB gene encoding 3-deoxy-manno-octulosonate cytidylyltransferase, giving the protein MKILAVIPARYDSTRFPGKPLVNIHGKPMIQHVYERVMESKLVYKVLVATDDERIFNAVKNFGGKVVMTSKEHESGTDRICEAVKKINCDIVVNVQGDEPGINPKDIDKAIKPLLKDKKINISTLAIRIENGYDLKDENKVKVVFDKNKFALYFSRNNIPFDRDHINNVKIYDFYKHIGLYVYTRKFLMNLKNLKPSKLEKLEKLEQLRFLDNGEKIKVVITDRESLSIDTPSDLQNFINSYTN; this is encoded by the coding sequence ATGAAGATTCTCGCAGTCATTCCTGCAAGATATGATTCAACACGATTCCCCGGTAAGCCGCTAGTAAATATCCATGGCAAGCCGATGATTCAGCACGTTTATGAGCGGGTTATGGAATCTAAATTAGTTTATAAGGTTTTGGTAGCAACAGATGACGAGAGGATTTTTAATGCGGTGAAGAACTTCGGCGGAAAAGTTGTGATGACTTCAAAGGAGCATGAATCAGGGACTGACAGGATTTGCGAAGCTGTAAAAAAAATAAACTGTGATATAGTTGTAAACGTGCAGGGTGACGAGCCCGGAATAAATCCAAAAGATATCGATAAAGCAATTAAACCGTTATTAAAAGATAAGAAGATAAATATTTCAACACTGGCAATAAGAATTGAGAACGGCTATGATTTAAAGGATGAGAACAAAGTAAAAGTAGTCTTCGATAAAAATAAATTCGCATTGTATTTCTCAAGGAATAATATTCCGTTTGACAGGGACCACATCAACAACGTAAAGATATACGATTTTTATAAACACATCGGCTTATATGTTTACACAAGAAAATTTCTGATGAATCTTAAGAATCTAAAGCCGTCTAAGCTTGAAAAACTTGAGAAGCTTGAACAGCTAAGATTTCTGGATAACGGTGAAAAAATAAAAGTAGTAATTACCGATAGAGAATCGCTCTCTATCGATACTCCCTCGGATTTACAAAATTTTATAAATAGTTACACAAATTAA
- the gatC gene encoding Asp-tRNA(Asn)/Glu-tRNA(Gln) amidotransferase subunit GatC, giving the protein MSVTIPEVEKIAQLAKLKFSDEEKVKLQKDMNQVLGYIEQLNELDLNDVEPLENINETENVMREDEVKVWLTTEEALKNAPAKTQKFFKVPKVIEK; this is encoded by the coding sequence ATGTCAGTTACAATTCCGGAAGTAGAAAAGATAGCACAGCTTGCAAAGCTGAAATTTTCAGATGAAGAGAAAGTAAAGCTTCAGAAAGATATGAATCAGGTACTTGGTTATATAGAACAGCTGAACGAACTTGATTTAAATGATGTTGAACCGCTTGAAAATATTAACGAGACTGAGAACGTGATGCGTGAAGATGAAGTAAAAGTATGGCTTACAACTGAAGAAGCACTAAAAAATGCTCCTGCAAAGACACAGAAATTTTTCAAAGTCCCGAAAGTTATAGAAAAATAA
- a CDS encoding 1-acyl-sn-glycerol-3-phosphate acyltransferase: protein MSYLKVFLIAFFGLTIAALTIVSYPFDYRGKITYVLTRAFSKITLAIAGVKLTVVGKEFIDKKESYIFITNHQSMFDIPILMQAAPANIRFIYKKSLTQVPIFGWAMYLSGYIPIDRDDPRAAMRTLKEAARRLAHGICLVIFPEGTRSEDGELGEFKRGTFILAEGSDAKIITGTIIDSYKILSKGKLHINGGNVKVIFNKPIEYKKDKGFLQEIKATIQSNLPNQ from the coding sequence ATGTCCTACTTAAAAGTTTTCCTTATTGCATTTTTCGGCCTTACTATTGCCGCTTTAACAATTGTTTCTTATCCTTTTGATTACAGAGGGAAAATTACTTATGTGCTGACCCGCGCTTTTTCAAAAATTACATTGGCAATTGCCGGGGTAAAATTAACAGTTGTAGGAAAAGAGTTCATTGATAAGAAGGAAAGCTATATTTTTATTACAAACCATCAGAGTATGTTTGATATTCCTATTCTGATGCAGGCAGCTCCTGCAAATATAAGATTTATATATAAAAAATCTTTAACGCAGGTTCCGATTTTCGGATGGGCTATGTATTTATCAGGTTATATTCCGATTGACAGAGATGATCCGAGAGCTGCAATGAGAACTTTAAAAGAAGCAGCAAGAAGATTAGCACATGGAATATGTTTAGTAATTTTTCCCGAAGGAACAAGAAGCGAGGACGGGGAGCTCGGCGAGTTTAAAAGAGGAACGTTTATTCTTGCAGAAGGTTCAGATGCGAAAATTATTACAGGGACAATAATAGATTCATATAAGATCTTATCGAAAGGAAAGCTTCACATCAACGGCGGAAATGTAAAAGTAATTTTCAATAAGCCGATTGAATACAAAAAAGACAAAGGATTTTTACAGGAAATAAAAGCAACAATACAAAGCAATTTACCAAACCAATAA
- a CDS encoding T9SS type A sorting domain-containing protein, translated as MKSKNFFINLLVIIVLALSYFASTKVFSENQIEVQEKYSHIRIFARTPADFDRMQNAGLFLDHSTGKVGEYRDAWLSATEINMLKLSGVSYEILVPDWMEYYNNQPKMTESQIQASLVQSERDFAVSHSIYGTFGGFLNYNEMVNKLDSMRIQYPNLISAKFSIGTTYENRNQWVVRMSNNPNVVQGKPEVFYHAVIHAREPESMQHLIYYMYWLLENYNIDPIATYILNTRELYFLPIYNVDGYVYNQTTNPNGGGMWRANRHVSSGNCGPVDPNRNYGIYQYWNSTNAGSSTDSCNGGSGTYRGKYPFSEKETQNVLAFFNSRNFKTVFGAHTYGNYLIKPWAWSDPSPTPDDAKFNEYLADMKATNNYTTGFASQTVGYKVRGGADDWYYNDSAHANAPVIAVTPETGLTGFWPTQAEIIPLAQGMLESDKYMSLIAGAYVLANSTTLNKSTPYTQGEAGNIKINFKNKGLAAASNVKVEFTSPSSYITIPTTSITRASIPSFTADSVTFNFTVSAGAPNNYAIPTTVKIKQNDTTVYSKNVFVNLGTGTVTFADSAEQTFSKWTTNGTWAQTTLQSHTPTHSFTDSPTGNYQNNADNSMTLATSINIASYPVVFLNFWHRYATEAGYDYCNVEVSSDNGTTWQTAASYNGTLSTWTQVSLDITAYAGGSSNLKIRFRLTADGGTVADGWYVDDIKLTNYSTLVGVNQISEVAAKYNLKQNYPNPFNPSTKIQYAIAKSGFVSLKVYDMTGKVVADLVNNNQTVGSYEVSFNAASLASGVYYYKIESEGFAETKKMLLIK; from the coding sequence ATGAAAAGCAAAAATTTTTTTATAAATTTACTAGTTATTATAGTACTTGCTTTATCTTACTTTGCATCAACGAAAGTATTTTCGGAAAACCAGATTGAAGTTCAGGAAAAATATTCTCACATTAGAATTTTTGCCCGAACACCGGCTGACTTCGATAGAATGCAAAATGCAGGTCTGTTTTTAGATCACTCAACAGGTAAAGTTGGAGAATATAGGGATGCCTGGTTATCAGCAACTGAAATAAATATGTTGAAATTATCCGGAGTCTCCTATGAAATATTAGTTCCTGACTGGATGGAATATTACAATAATCAACCTAAGATGACTGAATCACAGATTCAGGCTTCATTAGTGCAATCCGAAAGGGACTTTGCTGTAAGTCATTCAATTTATGGTACGTTTGGTGGATTTTTGAATTACAATGAAATGGTAAACAAACTGGATTCGATGAGAATTCAGTATCCAAATTTAATTTCCGCAAAGTTCTCAATTGGTACTACCTATGAAAACAGAAATCAATGGGTAGTAAGAATGTCCAACAATCCAAATGTTGTTCAGGGCAAACCGGAAGTATTTTATCATGCAGTAATTCATGCGCGTGAACCGGAAAGTATGCAGCACTTGATTTACTATATGTACTGGCTCCTTGAAAATTATAATATAGACCCTATTGCTACATACATATTAAATACCAGAGAACTTTATTTCTTACCGATATATAATGTTGATGGCTATGTTTATAATCAGACAACTAATCCGAACGGCGGAGGAATGTGGAGAGCTAACAGACACGTTTCATCCGGAAATTGCGGACCGGTTGACCCGAACAGAAATTACGGAATATATCAATACTGGAATTCAACAAATGCCGGTTCAAGCACCGATTCATGTAACGGTGGAAGCGGTACTTACAGAGGTAAGTATCCGTTCTCGGAAAAAGAAACACAAAATGTTCTTGCGTTCTTTAATTCAAGAAATTTCAAAACTGTTTTCGGAGCGCACACTTACGGAAATTATCTAATTAAACCATGGGCATGGAGTGACCCTTCACCGACACCTGACGATGCTAAATTCAATGAGTATCTTGCCGATATGAAGGCAACAAATAATTACACAACAGGTTTTGCTTCTCAGACAGTAGGATATAAGGTAAGAGGAGGAGCAGATGACTGGTACTATAATGATTCAGCTCATGCTAATGCGCCTGTTATAGCAGTCACTCCTGAAACAGGACTAACAGGTTTCTGGCCTACACAGGCAGAAATCATTCCTTTAGCTCAAGGTATGCTGGAATCAGATAAATACATGTCCTTAATTGCCGGTGCTTATGTTTTAGCAAACTCAACAACATTAAATAAAAGTACTCCATATACACAAGGCGAAGCCGGAAATATAAAGATAAATTTCAAGAATAAAGGTCTTGCTGCAGCAAGCAATGTGAAGGTTGAATTTACTTCGCCAAGCAGCTATATAACTATTCCTACTACATCTATTACCCGAGCTTCGATACCATCTTTCACTGCAGATAGTGTTACATTTAATTTTACAGTTTCAGCGGGAGCGCCGAACAATTACGCTATTCCTACAACAGTTAAAATTAAACAAAATGATACTACAGTATATTCAAAAAATGTATTTGTGAACCTTGGTACAGGTACCGTAACATTTGCAGATAGCGCTGAGCAGACATTTTCAAAATGGACTACAAACGGAACATGGGCGCAGACAACATTGCAATCACATACACCAACGCATTCGTTTACAGATAGTCCGACAGGTAATTATCAGAACAATGCTGATAATTCCATGACCTTGGCTACTTCAATTAATATTGCATCATATCCTGTGGTGTTCTTAAACTTCTGGCACAGATATGCCACCGAAGCAGGTTATGATTATTGTAATGTTGAAGTTTCCAGTGATAACGGAACAACCTGGCAGACTGCTGCTTCATATAACGGAACGTTATCTACATGGACACAGGTTTCATTGGATATAACAGCTTATGCAGGCGGGTCTTCTAATCTGAAAATCAGATTCAGATTGACAGCTGACGGAGGAACTGTTGCAGACGGATGGTATGTTGATGATATTAAACTTACAAATTACAGCACACTTGTTGGTGTAAACCAAATAAGTGAAGTTGCTGCAAAATATAATCTGAAACAAAATTATCCGAACCCTTTCAATCCATCAACAAAAATTCAGTATGCGATTGCGAAGAGTGGATTTGTAAGTCTGAAAGTTTATGATATGACAGGTAAAGTTGTAGCTGATCTGGTAAATAATAATCAGACAGTAGGTTCATATGAAGTAAGCTTCAATGCAGCTTCTTTAGCATCGGGAGTTTATTATTATAAGATTGAATCTGAAGGATTTGCAGAGACAAAGAAAATGCTGTTAATAAAATAA